In Citrus sinensis cultivar Valencia sweet orange chromosome 2, DVS_A1.0, whole genome shotgun sequence, a single genomic region encodes these proteins:
- the LOC102614202 gene encoding uncharacterized protein LOC102614202 — MASKLVLLLVFVLDLISFGLAVAAEQRRSTAHIANGDGFTYCSYDKDIATGLGAGSFLFLLISQIVIMAASRCLCCGRAMRPSGARVWAIVLFITCWVFFLIAEICLLAGSVRNAYHTKYRRYMGGRNLSCETLRKGVFGAGAAFVVLTGIISELYYVSYSRANDGQASYNKDTGIRMGNL; from the exons ATGGCTTCAAAGTTGGTGTTGTTGCTTGTGTTTGTTCTTGATCTGATTTCTTTTGGACTCGCTGTTGCTGCTGAGCAGAGGAGGTCTACT GCTCATATTGCCAATGGTGATGGCTTTACCTACTGTAGCTATGACAAGGACATTGCGACCGGCTTAGGTGCGGGTTCATTTCTATTCCTTCTTATTAGTCAAATCGTTATTATGGCAGCAAGTCGATGCTTGTGCTGTGGGAGGGCTATGAGACCAAGTGGAGCTAGGGTATGGGCCATCGTCCTATTTATCACTTGCTG GGTGTTCTTTTTAATTGCTGAGATTTGCTTGCTAGCTGGGTCAGTGCGAAACGCATACCACACCAAATACAGGAGGTACATGGGAGGAAGAAACCTATCATGTGAGACTTTGAGGAAGGGAGTCTTTGGTGCGGGAGCCGCCTTCGTCGTCTTAACAGGCATCATCTCTGAACTGTACTATGTTAGCTACTCCAGAGCTAACGATGGGCAGGCTAGCTACAACAAAGACACTGGTATAAGAATGGGCAACTTATAG
- the LOC102613900 gene encoding dof zinc finger protein DOF1.4, which produces MGLSSKQVSSDGQGWSQSLLQAQTLELPKPASVKRPLQQQSSLNQQQQAEPLKCPRCDSTNTKFCYYNNYNKSQPRHFCKACKRHWTKGGTLRNVPIGGGRKSKRLKTSDNAATSTATATASRVSTHVAVQSQQQRQILPFPLGDDQKNLSDVPLYQPLIHPPSNLLESKGMGTNNINVGNPFISSSLGIPQIQIQKYQSLTLPNHASASSFNPTPSTISNSFQRSASVINYAGEITMEDPTNVINTTSTTATSMPITIASSSAVTQPWQQVASTSSGTNNMTTSYWNWDDIDTFVSTDLNIPWDDSDIKP; this is translated from the coding sequence atGGGGTTGAGTTCTAAGCAGGTTTCAAGCGATGGGCAGGGATGGAGCCAGAGTTTGTTGCAGGCTCAGACGTTGGAGCTACCAAAGCCTGCATCAGTGAAGCGGCCGCTGCAACAACAATCGTCACTTAATCAGCAGCAGCAAGCGGAGCCATTGAAGTGTCCGAGGTGTGATTCAACGAACACGAAGTTTTGTTACTACAACAACTATAACAAGTCACAGCCGAGGCATTTTTGCAAAGCTTGCAAGAGGCACTGGACTAAAGGTGGTACTCTCCGGAATGTTCCCATTGGCGGCGGCCGCAAAAGCAAGCGTCTCAAAACATCAGACAACGCCGCCACAAGCACTGCCACCGCAACCGCCAGTAGGGTTAGTACTCACGTGGCAGTCCAAAGTCAGCAACAAAGACAAATCCTTCCTTTTCCACTTGGTGATGATCAGAAAAATTTATCTGATGTTCCTCTATACCAACCGCTGATTCATCCACCATCCAACTTATTGGAAAGTAAAGGTATGGGCACCAACAATATTAATGTTGGTAATCCTTTTATAAGTTCTAGTCTTGGTATACctcagattcagattcagaaATATCAAAGCCTAACCCTTCCTAATCATGCAAGCGCAAGTTCTTTCAACCCGACGCCGTCTACGATTTCAAACTCTTTCCAGCGCTCAGCAAGTGTTATTAACTACGCTGGGGAAATTACCATGGAGGACCCCACAAACGTCATCAATACTACTAGTACTACTGCAACATCCATGCCCATCACAATTGCAAGCAGCAGTGCTGTTACACAGCCATGGCAGCAGGTAGCTTCCACAAGCAGTGGCACGAACAATATGACTACCAGTTACTGGAATTGGGATGACATTGATACATTTGTTTCTACCGATCTCAACATACCTTGGGATGATTCTGATATCAAACCCTGA